The DNA window TTAAGCAATTTAGTGCTGCTGAAATGGAGAGTCCTGGGATAATTGGTATGGAGTTGCTGCAAGCAGCAGGAATGTTCAACATCTGCAAGGTTTTGGAACAATTTCAGACTTAAAAATCCTCCCTCTTCAATTTTCTTAAACCCTGATCACCATCTAATTCGTATCCATCAAAACTGGAAAACTGCATTGTGACATGAAGGTGAAAGATGTGCATTTACCTTGATCTTGATTATGGAGATATTATAGTTTTCAAATGCAGGAAATGGTAGCGAGGGacaactgtttttaaaaacaaaacaaaaaaacccccccaaACAATACATTAAGAATGAGTTTTATGTTCAGTATATTGCAGCAATACTGTCAAGTATAAATTTATATGCTGTAGTTTTAAACAAATATCCTTAACTGTtactttgttttaataatttaagatattagtatttttaaattctaaAGTACTAGTCACCATTCATACTGTTTGTTTACAATGAAGTATTCATCATTTTAGACTGAGATTAGACTAGTTTGTTTCATGTGCTCTTTCTGGTTAGTTTCATTTTCTGCCTTTCCTATACTATCACAGGACTGCTGTTCTTGGGCAGCAAACACTGCAGAGGGTATGCTTAAATTCAAATCTTCATtgacattttaataaaaacatgAACATTCATATTAATGTAagcatttgtttggtttttgaacCTAATCATCCCTTCTAAATTTTGGTTATGTGATAACCAGCCTACGTAACTCTATTACAATCCTATATGGAAAATTGGCACAGGTCatgcatttttgttttgcttcccATAAACATTTGGCAGTGACCCTATCACCTTTGGCGCAAGAGAAAACAGCTAATTTTAAAGTGCTGCCTCTAATCTCTGATAAACTAATGGGGCTTGCAGGAAATGGAAATTTTCCAACTGCTTAAATATTTATAAAACCAAACAGTGTATTTAATGTGTGAGGAGGAGTTGCCATGTCAGAGTAACTCTGGTATTTCATACCATATACAGATAATGCCGTACGATCTCTAGGAATCTGCCTTCTGCTCAATCCTGAGAAAGAGGATGTAATTGTAATAGAATTTGGAGTGTCATTCCTGCGCCAGCTTTTCAAAGGATCTCCCATTTCCTGCTTCTATTTAGGAGGGGCTGACTCCTTCCCTACAAGCATCTGAGCAGCTATATTGGCATAAAAAAGAGTAAGCAGTTAGAATCATGCTGTGTTTACTAGCatctctatttttaaaaagttggtcAATAAGTCTATTGATAGATCCTGTTGTTTTTGCCCCTATACAATTACACAGATACTACAATTCTAATAATTTAGTGAGGTTGGTAGTTATTGATAGTGGCTAACACACAAAGTTTGTACACCTGTTACAAGAACtgtacaaatatttattaatcCCCATACCACTTTAAGGTAAAATACATACCTTGATTTCACAGTTGGAGAGAACTGAGACTGGGAGGGGCAAAGTGGCCGTGGGACAGAGCAGGTATTAGAAGTCAAAAGTTCATGTCTCTTTCTTCTGCATAAACTACTAGGCTAGGCTGCTTCCCTGATCAAAAAGTAACATGGGTGACCATTTCAACAGGCTAAATAACTATTTGTAAGGCGATGGGCTCTGCTCTACATAAACGGGTATCTCAGACTCCAGTTTAGTCCTCACTGAGCTTTCGTGGCTCTTAGCTACGCTTTTAAAGCACTGTGTTAGTTTACAGAGCAATAATATTCATGATTATAGTAGCTCAGTTAAACCAGGATTCAGAAGTTCCTTGTTACATCTCTAACACTTGGTGCCCAAGTTTGATACTATACTGTTGGTACAATACAGTGCCATGCCTTCATGAGTATTGCCCTTTTTTCAGGTGTTAACATTTTGGGGGTGAGGGAACACTCTGTGTGCATCCATAGAAAACATCAGTTGGGTATTTAATATGTATGTCATTGCTGCCAAATAGCTCTTCAGACATCGTATGTCTTAAATTTCCTTGCTGTCAGGCCGCAAACTGGCCTGGCACATCAGGAGTCTGATGTAGGTCAACACAAATTTTCCTTTTGATAAGGTTTATTTCCTCCTCTCAGGTTGATTAGTATCATATTGGtacagttttttgggggggggggggaagagtaggGAATGTCCTTAGATCATATCTAAACAGCTGGGACTCTATTTTCCAATGATCTTAATTCCCATTAGAGCTGCACCTAAATCTTCCCTGGATGTCCGTGGCATCCACCGACTTTTTAGAGCATTTTGGCAACCATTTCTATCAGTGAAATAATAACTGCTAGATTGTTTCAAAAGTTGTAACATGGGAACAGATATAGAGTAAGGAGTGTATTGATGCTTCCTGTACAGAAGCCTGGTAACAGAGGGGCAGCAGGCCAAGATGAACGTATTCAaaggggaggagtacagatatcaatattaagagccctttataccaaaacaaagggcttcattgtgtggacgggtgcagggttaattcgatttaacactgctaaattcgagataaactcgtagtgtaaaccaggccaaaGTAAAGAACTTTGTAGTATCTGTAACCTTTGTGTACAGTGCTGCATTGAAATACCTGAAGGTAGAAATTCATTTAGCTACAGAATAGAGGTGACAGCAGTACAACTTTTCCGAAGCTGCCTTGACCTTgttccagaagggaccaccactGGGGTGATAAGGTCATTGTGTCCAGGATCATTAGCTGATGGAAAAATTactaatggaaacattttttaagCTTCCTTCCTGGATTAGTTTTTTCTTGATTCAATTCGCAGTGGAAATGTAGCTGTAGTTTCAGAAGGAAGCTCTGGGTTACTTTAACCTGGGAAACTATTTAACATTTATGGGACTATGTAGACTCTTCTGTCTTTGCTGGAAAAAAGATGTGCTTAACTTAATTAACGCGAGTTAAAGtcctaatgaagacaaggcaGGGCGTAGTTTACTTTTTGCGGAGTTAGCAGGTTGAGTTAAAGACTATGGTGAACTTAAGGTTTCCTTGACCTGCTGATTTGTGTGAAAACTAAAATGGCCTTACCTAACACAAGGTCAAATTCTAGTGAAGACAGCTCGAGTTAAGAACAAAGCTTTTTTCCTAGTAAAGGTAATGCCTAAAGATTTATTCTTCTTCTTTTCCCTTATTGTGGGTATGTCATTTAGGAATGTGCGTGTGATTTATCAATCTGTTCCTGATTTTTTTGTTAAAGGCTATGCTTTGATAAAATTATGTGCAAACTAGGGGCAGTTGGACCTGAAATGTGTATTATGAGAGCAGCAGCAATGGTGTATTTAGACTGTTGAAGTTGGCATAGTGGCATAGAAATAAGTatgtgaaaaatttaaaaaatggagagAAGTGAATCAgtctatttaaaacaaatgtcatttcaaccTACTTACTTGAAGGTGAAAATGGGTGTGCATTGCAATAGGATTACCTAAATTAATCAAACTGAGCTTATTTGACTTAGTAATAAAATAGATTCAGAGCTGAGAGATTTAAAATTCACTTTATGAAGAAGGAGCAAAGCAGTACATTCATGAAAAAACTAGAAATACATAGATTAATTCCTTCACCTTACTAAACTGGTAACTTACTGCTGAATATTTCAAGCAAAATCAGGCGATGCATTCCTATGCATAAATGTATGgaatgcattttttttgtttagaaaacatATTTTAACAAACCAGTTTGTTCCTTCAGTCTAATATGCCAGATTCTGAAGCTCTTCCTAAAGATTTGAGGAGAATgcacagggactgtctgtgtgtcAGACAAGCCTTGACAGTTTGGTTGTACTCATAACTCAACTAGAAGTATACCTAGGAAGGAGACGAGTGCAGTTCAGGATTCCTCTCCTCCACAACAGACACTAGTAACTTCCAATATTGGCACAGTTTAGAAGCAGCTGGTATGTGCTCTTCCAACAGCATACTAAACTTGTTTACATTTTTAAGGCATCTGGTGAGTGTTCTGTATTTCTGTAAGGTTATGCTTTGCCTCTGCTCCTGTGGGAATGTTATAGTATTGGCCATAATTGCTATAAAATGAGCAGTTGATTCCTGATATCTGTTGTTCTGAAGTAACTACCAAGTGGAATTGATAGTGGGCAAGGAACAAAATATTAAGACTCTACCAACGTACTATACTGGGGCAAATTCTTGTTACTAAGAACTAGTAAGTGGTGTTCAATGTTACTAATGGTGTGCTGGTCTTCCAGTTTAACTAATAAAGTAGTATTCTCTGCTATGTGTATGTCCTGCTGTCATGCCTAAGAGTCAGTATGTGTGACTGGGCATTGATATCTTGGACCAGTAGCTGGACATATGTATCATATATCCTTTTTTGTTCATTCCAACGTATAACAGATGTTTCAGAGCACAAGATTTTCACAAATGTATGATGTAGACTGGTATACTATATAGCAAATATACCCCACTTTCAACATATTTGTATGTTTTCATCTACTCTACAGTGGaataaatagtgtgtgtgtgtgtgatgccaaATGGTAAACTAGCAGAACTCACATATGCAGGTGTCCTCAGGAATCCACCTTTGTGGGGTCATACAGAATAATCTTGCTTATTTAAAAAGTTACCCTAATTGCTTGATCTTTAAATTTTTTGTTCACCACTGAAAGTCAACCTTTTGTTTTATTACAGAAATTGAAGCCAAAGAAGCCTGTGACTGGCTGAGGGCTGCTGGTTTCCCCCAATATGCTCAGTTATTTGAAGGTACTGTATGATCTGTACATCTGATATTAAATCCAACTagaatccctttttaaaaaaaaagttcagagcCCAGTACCTTTGACCACACTTATACTGTAGGCACAGCCATATTGTTGTAACGAGTTCATACAAATTTAATCTGATACAGTTTAACAAACAAAACATGGAGTTGAGTTGTGCGCATGGAAACTATATCTTAAGTTAATGTTTGAGCAGCAATgtaaagggtttaaaaaaaaaatggggagcAAATAATGAGTAATAGGCTCTGGTAGCAGAGATTGAAATTCAGGTTGAATTTCAGTTTCCCTACTTTTTAATAGCTCAGAACTTTTTCAATCTCCTTcctttttggctgaaattttccacgtTTAGTTTTTTACTCCTAGCAATCCCTCAAGTTCTCTCTCCACCCTTCCAGAAATGCTTGAACATAGTTGTTTGAACCACTTTTTTAAGTGGGGGGAATACTCTTCCAATCAAAAATGTCTCAAATAGATTGTAAGTTCAGTCTCAGCTTGTTCTCATAGTGTTATTGGGCTATAAGGGTTATGCCAAGTTTGGAAAAAATGATTGTCATTTTAAAgttataaacatttaaaaacagagCAGTTTTATGTGTGCATGTTAGAAGTATGCTTTTTAATATTTATCAGTCTAAACTTTTGATTTAGGATAGCTGGGTTGAGGGGACGTGAAACCAAATAGCTATAGATCAAGGAAGTTACAAACATCACTGGCAACACTTCCTTTCTTTAAAACAGACCAGCAAACAAATCAGTGATTGCAACATTAAGATTGAGAAATCAAATAGTCAAAGCTGAGCTTGGAAGTCATATGCCTTAAAATGTGGTGTCTCATGATATCCTTTGTCAGACTGAAATAGATAGTAGATATAAACTAGCGTGTTATATGCAACCTTACAGTTTGTGTAGATACTCAGGGTACCATACTGTATAATGCTCTCTGAATTAGCCTGAGGATGGAATGCAGTGTTCTGACTTTGCTTGATATCTAAATCTCAATAAAAGAATCCAAGAAAAACATTGCCAGTGGAACTAGCAGGCTCCTTGATCTGGGAGGGTAGATCTCAAAATCTGGGCTGTCAAACTTTAATCATACTTTTAAACTGGAGAACTGACTTTACTCAGGTGTTGCATGTTTTGTTGAGCTCATTAAAGTTTAAGCAGagtgtcccaggccaatggggtctgcgggaagcggcgcaggccgagggatgtgctggccaccacttccggccgcccccattggcctggagcggtgaaccgtggccagtgggagccgtgatcggctgaacctgcggacgcagcaggtaaacaaactggcccagcgtGCCAGGGTGCTTGCCCAGagtgccagggtgcttaccctggcgggtcGTGGGCCaaaagttgccaatccctggtctaggCTGTGTAGTGGGCAGGTCCTTACCATAGACAAGATTTTTGTAAGAAATTCCAGTTTTATAAATACATGTAGGCAGTATTGCCATATCGTAACTTTATCGTGATTCTAGCAATTTTGgtatttttttgacaaaatatttaGACTCTGCTTGCCATCACATTTCAGTTTAAGTTAAATAAAACTAAGAACCTTGGTTTAATGCAACCTAATAGCCTAGTCTTGTAAACACTgaggccccagtccagcaaacaTTTATGCAAATGAGCAGAGCTGTCCCTTGGTTACATTGAATCGGGACGACTGCCCCAGACCCCACGCTTTGGGGGGGCCCTGCACTTCGATAAAATCATGAGGAGGTGAGCCAGGTGGGTGAGTGGGGTTAGGAGGTGAGCAGCAGGTGCGGGGGCTAGGAGGAGCCGccctaccagaacctccccctccccccagcacctcctgcccctcAGCCAGGCCCCACCGATTAgcgcctcccctccctccagcgccTGCTGCGGAGCAGATGTTTCGTGGtcaggaggttctgggggggaggggagaggagcaaaaGCACAGCGTGcttgggtggggtgggtgtggaAAGAagcagggtggagtggggtgagGTCTGGGGGGAGCACCCCCAGCAGATTGGAAACTCGGCGCCTATGTCCCAGGTACTGCACCTCCTCTAGGGATAGCCCTGcgtgtgagtaatcccattgaggGCATGTGCGTAAAATTATGCATATGTAATTGCTTGGAGGATGGGGCCCTTAGTTATTTAGTTTTATCTAGCTTGAAATGTGATGGCAAGTCCTGTTTAACTTCTTTGCAGATGTTCATATTATGATCCTTGTCAAAAGAGAAGTAGGGttggcagaatttaatttttttttcattttttttttttaaataatttcaggaGATAtcagtgtgtgatttttttttttaagcttttttcaatttttatcttttttttaagtttcacagttgcaggaaattattggGAGAGGTCATGCAATGGaagggtcagacaattattttatGATTGTTGAAATGAGTTTTGAGaagaaaaaagttaaagcttattaccattaaaacacattgtcttcatcacatatcaaaatatacaaagtaaatagccttaaatcaaactcttaagttctcaagcagcgtttttcttactttgcctaacTGTAAATCTCGATTAATGGTGAtggatatattttttttcattgctcTTTGTGTGTATGATAAAATTGAtgttttactgataaaaatctaaaccCTCCAAGcttaattataaatattttgtattCACAGACATGCAGTTTCCTATCGACATCAAAACTGTGAGGAAAGATCATGAATTTTTAGATCGAGATGCTATTGATTCTCTGTTCAGGTAAATATTATTAGTTTGAATTTTCCCCCAGCCTAGCACACATGAAAATTATGCTTATAATGTTTAGCATTTAACATACTCCTTTTGAGGGTatgttgtttttctttgtttaacAGATGACTTGTCTAAcatcccagttcaggaaagctcttaagcaaatgcttaagtcccattgaaaccaatggccTTACATACTTAAAAGTTAAGTAGGTGCTTAAGTGAATGAGTTTCTCTATAGCAAAGCTATTTTCTCTGTGTACAGAGTGCGATGGAATATACTACTCTGGCTATCACTTAATCCATTCACCATCAGAATCacatctcagcatttcacattgaTGCCAAAGTGATTACTTATGTGatacgatttaaaaaaaaaaccacacaacctGAGAAAGTCCTAGTGATCTACTTTAGTCCCATCAGTTTTTTTCTTatgttttaaaacattaatttgaccaagattttttttttctttgccaaaGTCTTACATTGATGTAGCATCCTTCACAATCACCAAAGGTTTCTTAAGCTTTTATTAATGATTGGTTATAGTCCTCTCTTCAAACTTGGCGAGGGGAGGACTCTAGCTGTAGACATCATGTAACTGCAGAACTGGGTTGGTGGTTTGAGGACATTTCAGGAACCCACAGCAGAAAGTCAGTTACTACTGGCAGAAGTTCAGACTGTTTTTAAGAGTTCAAGAGTAGTTATGAGAATGTCTGTCTGCTTTTATAATTTGGGTTAAGGTCTCAagtccttttttttcctcccctcccccacccccttcccctagACGGTTAAATACACTGAACAAGTGTGCAGCAATGAAAGTGGAAATAAGTCATCAGAGAAAGCGGGTATGTCTTTAAATTTTCATTTCATAACTTAGCCAAAtagagcattttaaaaaaataacataacTTGGCGCACATGTCATTGCCTAGTAAGACAAAAGTTTTACTCATAGATTTTTAATGCTTATGAATTGACAAGTGGACTGCACAGGGGCCCTGACtcaacatgtgcttaagtgctgccCTGACTAGGGAGACTCTTCAGAGTCAGGGCCTGAAAAATTGTGCTCAGAGGAGGGCTCTGTGCAACCTTTCTGTATCCTTGAATCTCAACTGATCTATAGGTGAGGTTCTGCAGTGTTGTAgttatgttggtcccaggatattagagagacaaggtcagtgagagagacaagctattgagcttacacaaagctcttatTCAGGCCTGAACTTCCTCTTCTGGCCTCCAAACAATCCCCcaactcatcatcagaagcaagctccccccTAGAGTAGGACACACCAACTCCAAGTGGCAACAGAccttgccagaacaacagatgcaaaacctataGAAATAGCTCCATCGCTATGATGATCAACATCccacacaacacacctttcaagatctatgGGTCTTGCACATGCTTAAAACAACATGGTGGTGtccctcatccagtgcactaaatgacCCAGTAACGACTATATGGGTGAAATGAGACAGTCACCTATGCTCTTGAATTAATTCACAAAGAAAAATAAGACAAACACCAGATCAcctgtgagtgaacacttttcacaaagcgatcgctCTGTCTGACCTCtgtcctcattctcaaaggagATCTGCAGAATGTTTTcgaaagatgagcctgggaacttaaattcataattctgctagacactaaaaatcatggacttaaatagagacactggatttgtggcttattacaacagtctTTAACCCACTGACTACCCACGCCCCCTTCTctgtgactggagaggtgttaatgaGAGGTTTCAGCtagaatggtcccttgaaatatgtgttaactacttatgctaaacaatctgttccaccttgtatttagctgtaacactgTGAATGCGTTtcccagaactgaagaagagttctgtgtaaggcTGTCTATGCTACACATCTTTTAGCGACACATCTTTTGGCTGTCTCACCACAACCATGCCACTAAAAGTCATGCAGCGTATCTGCTGTTTGTCTCTCCTACTGACAAAAAAAACTTCTACCCCCCACCGAGTGGCGTTTGTGTTGTCGGCAGAGCGCTCCTGCCTACAAaatgctgttcacactggcacttgtcgcggcaaaacttttgtctttcggggcAACAGGGTttaaacacctctgaaagacaaaagttttgtcattcaattgccagtgtagacatagcctacgcTGAAAAGCTTGCATCTctcaccagtagaagttggtctaataaatgATATTTgctcactcaccttgtctgtcTTCAAGTGAGAAGGTAATTTATTCTCCATGGGCTTGTCCGCAATAGGGAAAAGCCTAGGATTCCCTTGACTAGTTTTGCCACTCTGCACTGGGATTTTAAAGAGAGCTAATTATCATGTTGTTTAAAAAAACTCATACCATTTTCCGTAGTGTGGACAAACCCTTTGAGACTGCCAATGCAGGTGCCCATGAGTATGGGATTTTGATTAAGGAAGGTTTTGCTTCTCTTATGCTATTCTGTGAAAAGTTCCATATATCGCTGTCAGTCACTTGAACCTACACACACTTGTTTTATTGGACTCAGTGTGCTCGTCCTTTGATTTGGataaatttttaacttgtttGTTGGCTACTGACACTGCCTTTTGTTTTCAGACAAATGAGTGGCTAGAGAATTATAAAGTGCGCACTGCGGATGTATTTTTCTAAAGCACTTAAGAGCACAAAGCCCCTTGACAGTCAATGGGACTAGtgtgcctaagtcacttagctATAGggatgccaactttctacttgcacaaaactgaacacactTGCCCCGCCCCCTACACCTTCTCCGAGGCCTTGCCCCCCCCGGCTCACTCTattccccccttccctctgttgctcactctccccaccttcactcgctcattttcattGGGCTGGCTCAAGGGGCTGGTTTGTGGGAGAGcgagagggctccagctgggggtgtgggcacactggattggggccagaaatgaggagttcagaatgcaggaggaggctccaggctgaggcaatgtgttgggatgtgagagggggtgcgggctctggggtggggccagggatgaggggtttggggcataggagggggctctgagctggggggtggagccGAGGTGTTTGgagtatgggggaggggggctccaggGTGAGTCAGGgagttcgggtgcaggagggttctccaggctggggccaaggggtttggagggtgatcccggaagcagcagcatgccccccacccccgggctcctacgcagaggcgcagccaggtggctctgtgcgcaGTCCTGTCCGCAaacgccacccccacagctcccatcggCTGCGGTtctgagccaatgggagctgcagggatggcacttggggtggggacagCGTAGGAGATGCAGGGGAGatatgctggctgcttcccgAGAGCCATGCAGCacggaggctagcagggagcctgccagccccactgcgcgGCATCGTCAACCCAACATTCAACggtctggtcagcagtgctgactggagctaccaggatccctttttgaccgaATGTTCCGGTAGAAAATCaaacacctggtcaccctatttagcTACTTCCAGAAATCCCACCCTGTACCTCCCTGAAAGTATTTGATTTCTCTTTTATAGCTGGTTGGGACACTTTGGACTAAATGGAATTTCATCAAAATATGCTATTTTGTTGAAACCAATATATTTGTGGAAACATATGTCTTTTGAGAGTTTTTTGGGGATAGGAGAGACAGCCAGACTTTCTTTCTCACTCTAGCCTGGTGGCTTTGGTGCTGGCCTGGGATGTGAGATCCACATTCGAGTCCCGTCTCTGTCTGattcagggacttgaacctgggtctctcacatcctaAGCCTGTGCTCTAACCGCCACcttggagacagacagacacacacacacccatcccctgCATGCACCTACTCACCCAGCTAGCCCCTTCCCTAATAGAAAAGCTCAGGTTTTGATCTGAAAAAACAGACAATTCAACACAATTTCACTTTCATGAACATGTTCCAGGGGTTTTGGCTTTGTTCTGATGTTGAAAGAAACTAGATTTTGAAACCAAACTTTGAAAGTTGCCGTGAAACAGATTTTTCATTATCCAGTCAGTTCTATTCTCTTTTAACAAAGCTTCCAGCCTGCTTAGGTGTTCTCTCCCCAAACCCTCTCAAGCAAAACAAAGCTCATGCTGAAGGGCTTTAGACTGAATGTTGTTACAATGTAGAAATCTAAATTTAAAAGTACTACAGTGATGCAAAAATAAGCATAAAAAGTTAAACCTCCTTTTTCATTGCATattagatattttaaaacttGCTGGACTTTGCCCCTTGAACTGTACTTTCTTTACTTTAAGAGTGATGAATCTGAAGACGATGAACCTTGTGCAATAAGTAACAAATGGGCTTATGAGAGGTGCAGTCAGAGATGGTCTCGCCTGGAAAGCGTAAACGGTTTCCCTGAAAAAGGGTCTAGTGCATCAGTCCCAGACAGTCCAAGACTTAAGAGCACTGGTAGTGAGGAGATATCCTTTTCAGACCAAGGAGAGAAGCATGATGTGTCTTCAATTCACAGTACTAGCAGTGGGGACAGTGACATTATCAGCTTCCCTAAGACTTTTGAGGATGTTGAGACCAGCACTAGTTCCTCAAGGTGTTCCTCAAGTAAACTGGCCTCTCCTGACTCTACTTTTAGTTGTTCTCCTTCTCCTAGTGAGTTCTTAAACATCATCAGCGAGGAGAAGCTTTTGGATAAGCCACCACAAAAAAAGGGGAAgagctttttaaagaaaatggagAAATTGCGCATAAGGAGTTCCAGTGTAAAGAGAGCGGCTCAGTCAAAGGCCAAACCCACTATTGGTGAACCTGTTCTTCTGGAGGGACTGGATGAAGAGAAGCTGAAGAACCTTAATTGTGTAGAAATTTGTGACCTATCTGACAGCCAGATGAAAAAGAATTCTTCCTATTCTCCCCAcacttgcagcagcagcagccagtctgAGACCAGCAGCACAGTGAGCACTCCGAGTCCTATCATCAAAGTCAGGAGCTATGCTAAACGGGGAGGCGTGTATGCGGAGGACTCCGACTCCAGCAAGCTCTCTCTGTGGAACAATGTATCTGAGCAAAACTTCAAAAATGAAATCAATTTGCATGCGAACCAAATGTTTCACGTACCACAAGGCCATAAGCCTGGGACTTTCCCCAAAGCACTTACAAACAGTTTCTTATCTCCCACAGACAACACTTCTGTGAACTGGAGAACTGGAAGCTTTCATGGATGTAGGCGGAACAGAATTAGAACTAATTCTAAGGAGTCTGAGACCCCTCTGAGTCCTCTGTCGTTTATAGATAACAGACTGAGTATCTATGACAATGTGCCCAACATTCCTGTTCATCTTAATAAGATGGAGACACCGGAAGTTAGTGATGACGACGTTTTTTCAGAACTAGACAATGTTATGGAACATGTCAATGGGCTCAGAAAGTTGGTCAATCAGTGGACTGAGAAGTTCTCAGATGATGGAGACTCTGATTTTGCGAACGACTCAACCTCTCCATGTCCATCTTCCCCTAAAGAAATCCACCTTGAGATAAAAAAGCATTCAGTAGAGAAACTGGCAGATCTACCAGCTGCTGATGGAAAACAGAACTGCAAGCATGGCAATGAGCTTGATTCCCCAGAACTGGCATATATAACAGATTCAGAGATGGGATCATCATCATCACATTCCAACAGGTCAGCTTCATTTTTCTTTATaactttcccctcctccttctgTCCTACCTCCAAGAACTTCCCTGTCGTCCCCTTACTCCAAAACACAATCACCTTCTCAAAACAATGAGAAATTTAAATCCATTTCAACT is part of the Mauremys mutica isolate MM-2020 ecotype Southern chromosome 8, ASM2049712v1, whole genome shotgun sequence genome and encodes:
- the LOC123375702 gene encoding rho GTPase-activating protein 7-like isoform X2, which translates into the protein MIVTQIEAKEACDWLRAAGFPQYAQLFEDMQFPIDIKTVRKDHEFLDRDAIDSLFRRLNTLNKCAAMKVEISHQRKRSDESEDDEPCAISNKWAYERCSQRWSRLESVNGFPEKGSSASVPDSPRLKSTGSEEISFSDQGEKHDVSSIHSTSSGDSDIISFPKTFEDVETSTSSSRCSSSKLASPDSTFSCSPSPSEFLNIISEEKLLDKPPQKKGKSFLKKMEKLRIRSSSVKRAAQSKAKPTIGEPVLLEGLDEEKLKNLNCVEICDLSDSQMKKNSSYSPHTCSSSSQSETSSTVSTPSPIIKVRSYAKRGGVYAEDSDSSKLSLWNNVSEQNFKNEINLHANQMFHVPQGHKPGTFPKALTNSFLSPTDNTSVNWRTGSFHGCRRNRIRTNSKESETPLSPLSFIDNRLSIYDNVPNIPVHLNKMETPEVSDDDVFSELDNVMEHVNGLRKLVNQWTEKFSDDGDSDFANDSTSPCPSSPKEIHLEIKKHSVEKLADLPAADGKQNCKHGNELDSPELAYITDSEMGSSSSHSNRHERRHWSTEETVNLESLSVQIDNQSAAHLNRIQKLALLKLTALMDKYSPSSKQGWNWTVPKFIRKIKAPDYKDKNVFGVPLLLNVQRTSHPLPKSIIQAMEYLRNHFLDQVGLFRKSGVKSRILSLREMNENDPNNVTYEGQSAFDVADMVKQYFRDLPEPIFTSKLCESFLHIYQYLPKDQQFHAVQAAVLLLPDENREALKILLFFLRDVVAFVEENQMTPTNIAVCLAPSLFHLNTLRRESSSSSRSSQRKYSLGKPDQRDLSENLAATQGLAHMIMECNRLFQMPDYCLDQCCDDLYEQNGLSEKASNQTTSMRHSMLVSLENSMQDLLRDAKEKFKSWVTCSNLERVELANKKVEDNYHVRLWKASTEINAAPKVILQRILTEQHLWDPSLQQAKILETWDDETDVYHYTTESMSPLLPRDYVVLRTWRTDPQSGTCILAATSVDSEGATLHGILAHVLLCQYLIEPVGSQKSKVTHVCRTDTRGRTTEWYNRVFGHMCAAELMRIKDSFKPLRNDTQEMKI